The following coding sequences lie in one Sedimentibacter sp. MB35-C1 genomic window:
- a CDS encoding glutaredoxin family protein: MKNIKIYSSSTCMNCTAAKEYIKEKGYEYEEKNVSLDSEAKKELLSMGYMGVPVIFVDDEVVVGFNRSKLDELL, from the coding sequence ATGAAAAATATCAAAATATATTCAAGTTCAACATGTATGAACTGTACAGCAGCAAAGGAATATATAAAAGAAAAAGGTTATGAATACGAAGAAAAAAATGTATCTTTAGATTCGGAAGCTAAAAAGGAGCTTTTATCGATGGGTTACATGGGAGTTCCGGTGATTTTTGTTGATGATGAAGTGGTTGTAGGGTTCAACAGAAGCAAGTTGGATGAATTGTTGTAA